The following are from one region of the Periophthalmus magnuspinnatus isolate fPerMag1 chromosome 5, fPerMag1.2.pri, whole genome shotgun sequence genome:
- the LOC117370724 gene encoding proto-oncogene tyrosine-protein kinase Src-like isoform X1 encodes MGAGKSKPKEPGQRSMSLDGTIGTGSDSGHFHHLGPVKQTQTPNRSPAVGTGRRGHQGQNQHVPTNTPELALFGGVDHTGTITSPHRGPLSGGVTTFVALYDYESRTASDLTFRKGDRLQIVNNTKKYSFREGDWWLARSLTSGQSGYIPSNYVAPSDSIQAEEWYFGKITRRDSERLLLNLQNRRGTFLVRESETTKGAYCLSVLDYDNTKGLNVKHYKIRKLDSGGFYITSRTQFTSLQQLVFHYRKHSDGLCHALTDVCPVSKPQTQGLARDAWEIPRESLRLDLKLGQGCFGEVWMGTWNGTTRVAIKTLKPGTMSPEAFLQEAQVMKKLRHEKLVQLYAVVSEEPIYIVTEFMSQGSLLDFLKGDAGKMLRLPQLVDMAAQIAAGMAYVERMNYVHRDLRAANILVGDSLVCKVADFGLARLIEDNEYTARQGAKFPIKWTAPEAALYGRFTIKSDVWSFGVLLTELATKGRVPYPGMVNREVLDQVERGYRMPCPSECPSSLHELMLSCWRKDPEERPTFEYLQGFLEDYFTSTEPQYQPGENL; translated from the exons ATGGGGGCGGGCAAGAGCAAGCCGAAGGAGCCCGGGCAGAGGTCCATGAGCCTGGACGGGACCATCGGCACCGGCTCGGACAGCGGGCACTTCCACCACCTGGGGCCAGTCAAGCAGACGCAGACCCCCAACCGGAGCCCCGCAGTGGGCACGGGGCGGAGGGGGCACCAAGGGCAGAACCAGCACGTGCCCACCAACACCCCAGAGCTCGCCCTGTTTGGAGGAGTGGACCACACGGGCACGATCACATCACCACATCGCGGGCCGCTGTCAG GGGGCGTGACTACATTTGTGGCCCTGTACGACTACGAATCGCGCACAGCCTCCGATCTGACGTTCAGGAAAGGCGACCGGCTGCAAATCGTCAACAACAC GAAAAAGTACAGCTTCAG AGAAGGAGACTGGTGGCTGGCCCGCTCCCTCACTTCCGGACAGAGCGGATACATCCCCAGCAACTACGTGGCCCCATCGGACTCCATACAAGCTGAAGA GTGGTACTTTGGGAAGATCACTCGGCGGGACTCCGAACGGCTGCTCCTCAACCTACAGAACAGAAGGGGGACTTTTCTGGTCAGGGAGAGCGAGACCACTAAAG GGGCGTACTGTCTCTCCGTGCTGGACTACGACAACACCAAAGGCCTGAACGTCAAACACTATAAGATCAGGAAGTTGGACAGTGGGGGGTTCTACATCACCTCCCGTACACAGTTTACCAGCCTGCAGCAGCTCGTCTTCCACTACCGCA AGCACTCCGATGGGCTGTGCCACGCCCTCACCGATGTGTGCCCTGTGTCCAAACCTCAGACCCAGGGCCTGGCCCGGGACGCCTGGGAGATCCCCCGAGAGTCCCTCCGGCTGGACCTCAAGCTGGGGCAGGGCTGCTTTGGAGAGGTCTGGATGG GTACTTGGAACGGCACAACGCGGGTAGCCATCAAGACCCTGAAGCCTGGGACCATGTCTCCTGAGGCCTTCCTGCAGGAGGCACAGGTCATGAAGAAGCTCCGCCATGAGAAGCTCGTGCAGCTGTACGCCGTGGTGTCTGAGGAGCCCATTTACATCGTCACAGAGTTCATGAGTCAAG GCAGCTTATTAGACTTCCTCAAAGGTGACGCTGGGAAGATGCTCCGTCTGCCTCAGTTAGTTGATATGgcagcacag ATTGCAGCCGGAATGGCCTATGTGGAGCGGATGAACTACGTGCACCGGGACCTGCGCGCCGCCAACATCCTGGTGGGGGACAGCCTGGTGTGTAAGGTGGCCGACTTCGGACTAGCTCGACTCATAGAGGACAACGAGTACACGGCGAGGCAGG GAGCCAAGTTCCCGATCAAATGGACGGCTCCTGAGGCAGCTCTTTATGGCCGTTTCACCATAAAGTCAGATGTATGGTCATTCGGAGTGCTTCTGACTGAACTGGCAACTAAAGGCAGAGTTCCATATCCAG GAATGGTGAACCGCGAGGTTCTGGACCAGGTGGAGCGGGGGTATCGGATGCCCTGCCCATCAGAGTGCCCCAGCTCCCTCCACGAGCTCATGCTGTCCTGCTGGAGGAAGGACCCGGAGGAGAGACCCACCTTCGAGTACCTACAGGGCTTCCTAGAGGATTACTTCACCTCCACCGAGCCTCAGTACCAGCCAGGGGAGAACCTATAG
- the LOC117370724 gene encoding proto-oncogene tyrosine-protein kinase Src-like isoform X2, with protein MGAGKSKPKEPGQRSMSLDGTIGTGSDSGHFHHLGPVKQTQTPNRSPAVGTGRRGHQGQNQHVPTNTPELALFGGVDHTGTITSPHRGPLSGGVTTFVALYDYESRTASDLTFRKGDRLQIVNNTEGDWWLARSLTSGQSGYIPSNYVAPSDSIQAEEWYFGKITRRDSERLLLNLQNRRGTFLVRESETTKGAYCLSVLDYDNTKGLNVKHYKIRKLDSGGFYITSRTQFTSLQQLVFHYRKHSDGLCHALTDVCPVSKPQTQGLARDAWEIPRESLRLDLKLGQGCFGEVWMGTWNGTTRVAIKTLKPGTMSPEAFLQEAQVMKKLRHEKLVQLYAVVSEEPIYIVTEFMSQGSLLDFLKGDAGKMLRLPQLVDMAAQIAAGMAYVERMNYVHRDLRAANILVGDSLVCKVADFGLARLIEDNEYTARQGAKFPIKWTAPEAALYGRFTIKSDVWSFGVLLTELATKGRVPYPGMVNREVLDQVERGYRMPCPSECPSSLHELMLSCWRKDPEERPTFEYLQGFLEDYFTSTEPQYQPGENL; from the exons ATGGGGGCGGGCAAGAGCAAGCCGAAGGAGCCCGGGCAGAGGTCCATGAGCCTGGACGGGACCATCGGCACCGGCTCGGACAGCGGGCACTTCCACCACCTGGGGCCAGTCAAGCAGACGCAGACCCCCAACCGGAGCCCCGCAGTGGGCACGGGGCGGAGGGGGCACCAAGGGCAGAACCAGCACGTGCCCACCAACACCCCAGAGCTCGCCCTGTTTGGAGGAGTGGACCACACGGGCACGATCACATCACCACATCGCGGGCCGCTGTCAG GGGGCGTGACTACATTTGTGGCCCTGTACGACTACGAATCGCGCACAGCCTCCGATCTGACGTTCAGGAAAGGCGACCGGCTGCAAATCGTCAACAACAC AGAAGGAGACTGGTGGCTGGCCCGCTCCCTCACTTCCGGACAGAGCGGATACATCCCCAGCAACTACGTGGCCCCATCGGACTCCATACAAGCTGAAGA GTGGTACTTTGGGAAGATCACTCGGCGGGACTCCGAACGGCTGCTCCTCAACCTACAGAACAGAAGGGGGACTTTTCTGGTCAGGGAGAGCGAGACCACTAAAG GGGCGTACTGTCTCTCCGTGCTGGACTACGACAACACCAAAGGCCTGAACGTCAAACACTATAAGATCAGGAAGTTGGACAGTGGGGGGTTCTACATCACCTCCCGTACACAGTTTACCAGCCTGCAGCAGCTCGTCTTCCACTACCGCA AGCACTCCGATGGGCTGTGCCACGCCCTCACCGATGTGTGCCCTGTGTCCAAACCTCAGACCCAGGGCCTGGCCCGGGACGCCTGGGAGATCCCCCGAGAGTCCCTCCGGCTGGACCTCAAGCTGGGGCAGGGCTGCTTTGGAGAGGTCTGGATGG GTACTTGGAACGGCACAACGCGGGTAGCCATCAAGACCCTGAAGCCTGGGACCATGTCTCCTGAGGCCTTCCTGCAGGAGGCACAGGTCATGAAGAAGCTCCGCCATGAGAAGCTCGTGCAGCTGTACGCCGTGGTGTCTGAGGAGCCCATTTACATCGTCACAGAGTTCATGAGTCAAG GCAGCTTATTAGACTTCCTCAAAGGTGACGCTGGGAAGATGCTCCGTCTGCCTCAGTTAGTTGATATGgcagcacag ATTGCAGCCGGAATGGCCTATGTGGAGCGGATGAACTACGTGCACCGGGACCTGCGCGCCGCCAACATCCTGGTGGGGGACAGCCTGGTGTGTAAGGTGGCCGACTTCGGACTAGCTCGACTCATAGAGGACAACGAGTACACGGCGAGGCAGG GAGCCAAGTTCCCGATCAAATGGACGGCTCCTGAGGCAGCTCTTTATGGCCGTTTCACCATAAAGTCAGATGTATGGTCATTCGGAGTGCTTCTGACTGAACTGGCAACTAAAGGCAGAGTTCCATATCCAG GAATGGTGAACCGCGAGGTTCTGGACCAGGTGGAGCGGGGGTATCGGATGCCCTGCCCATCAGAGTGCCCCAGCTCCCTCCACGAGCTCATGCTGTCCTGCTGGAGGAAGGACCCGGAGGAGAGACCCACCTTCGAGTACCTACAGGGCTTCCTAGAGGATTACTTCACCTCCACCGAGCCTCAGTACCAGCCAGGGGAGAACCTATAG